The following are encoded in a window of Caldicellulosiruptor danielii genomic DNA:
- a CDS encoding SAF domain-containing protein, translating into MKLKKLIATILAILVTVGAVIGEYVYFTKKSASMFEDIIVAAVDIKKGEKITQDKLALVRVAAPTPIPAAKNPAEILNKYVLYDIKRGEPIIPAKLTVKPPIDVSKGQYSILIKIEPVPSTFVAKYDTIRLMFVSNTVDAKTQKPAIQILDTVQVKNMYDANFKTIEEVTSQQNAYQPMNVAYIEVLGNKDTVVQLKQLEKTGTFVVLKDMGQNQ; encoded by the coding sequence TTGAAGCTAAAAAAGTTGATAGCGACCATACTGGCAATTTTAGTAACTGTCGGTGCAGTTATCGGTGAGTATGTGTATTTTACAAAGAAAAGTGCAAGCATGTTTGAAGACATAATAGTTGCAGCGGTTGATATTAAAAAGGGTGAGAAAATAACACAGGACAAGTTAGCATTGGTAAGAGTTGCAGCACCTACACCAATACCGGCTGCCAAAAATCCAGCTGAGATTTTGAACAAGTATGTACTGTATGACATTAAAAGAGGTGAACCAATTATACCAGCGAAACTGACTGTAAAGCCACCAATAGATGTATCTAAGGGACAGTATTCAATACTGATTAAAATTGAGCCTGTACCGTCAACATTTGTTGCCAAGTATGATACAATCAGATTAATGTTTGTATCAAACACTGTTGATGCAAAGACTCAAAAACCTGCAATACAGATACTTGATACAGTTCAGGTAAAAAACATGTACGATGCAAATTTCAAAACAATAGAAGAAGTGACTTCCCAGCAGAATGCATACCAACCAATGAACGTTGCATATATTGAGGTGTTGGGCAACAAAGATACTGTAGTACAATTAAAACAGCTTGAAAAGACAGGGACTTTCGTAGTTTTAAAAGATATGGGTCAAAATCAATAA
- a CDS encoding LamG-like jellyroll fold domain-containing protein — protein MVHDLFQLSEDQQSYNIWYDFSDGGLHSSYGYGTGLYSTGSYNNLQIGNWYYIAATWKENDSIKLYVNGTLHSSQPIGTLGTSSIFKYPNIFLGQSSLGEYISNALFDELRISNKARSASEIASAYSSTTGLSIDGYTTYKCSFDGTVTAGRGGMRISPVYDISQVKIAKDSNISWTATTPTGTSVVIESNLSLDGGNTWLGWKQCTNGGPIPDITTGMDLSNARLQIRETLTTSDVTVTPSLSSVVINITAQ, from the coding sequence GTGGTTCACGATTTATTTCAGCTTAGTGAAGACCAACAATCATATAACATTTGGTATGACTTTTCTGACGGTGGTTTACATTCTTCTTACGGTTACGGAACAGGACTGTACAGCACAGGTTCATATAATAATTTGCAAATAGGCAACTGGTATTATATCGCTGCAACTTGGAAAGAGAATGACTCTATTAAACTTTACGTAAACGGTACATTACACTCAAGCCAACCAATTGGTACTTTAGGTACTAGTTCGATTTTTAAGTATCCGAATATATTTCTTGGGCAGTCATCGCTGGGAGAATATATATCAAATGCATTGTTTGATGAACTAAGAATTTCAAACAAAGCACGAAGTGCAAGTGAAATAGCTTCAGCATATTCTAGTACAACAGGGCTGAGTATAGATGGGTACACTACTTACAAATGCAGTTTTGATGGCACTGTGACAGCAGGCAGAGGAGGAATGCGTATTTCACCTGTATATGACATAAGCCAGGTCAAAATTGCAAAGGATTCTAATATTTCATGGACTGCGACAACACCTACTGGAACAAGTGTAGTTATAGAATCCAATCTGTCACTCGATGGCGGCAACACATGGCTTGGATGGAAACAATGCACAAACGGCGGACCAATCCCGGACATTACCACGGGAATGGACCTCTCAAATGCAAGACTACAAATACGCGAAACTTTAACAACCAGCGATGTAACAGTTACTCCTTCGCTTTCGTCAGTTGTAATCAACATCACAGCCCAGTAG
- a CDS encoding prepilin peptidase, which yields MTIWLAYLVGCITCCWAAYTDYKKQIIPNSVVLINVIAAILIFRSSLIRNGHLWLALSMFAVMFAMWLFKLIGAGDAKLLPSLVLLLGYNAFFAIFFALVIFIATGYLKARRTAENFWKFKMPLAPFLIPGMVLSIILKLLIFKNLG from the coding sequence ATGACGATATGGTTAGCATATCTGGTTGGATGTATTACATGCTGCTGGGCAGCATATACAGACTATAAAAAACAAATAATCCCTAATTCGGTAGTACTGATAAACGTTATAGCCGCTATTCTAATTTTTAGAAGCAGTCTCATAAGAAATGGACATCTTTGGCTCGCATTGAGTATGTTTGCAGTGATGTTTGCAATGTGGTTATTTAAACTGATTGGCGCAGGAGATGCTAAGCTGTTACCTTCACTTGTGCTATTACTGGGTTACAATGCATTTTTTGCAATCTTTTTTGCTCTTGTAATATTCATTGCTACAGGTTACCTTAAAGCCAGAAGAACAGCGGAAAACTTCTGGAAATTCAAAATGCCACTTGCACCATTCCTTATTCCCGGAATGGTGTTAAGCATAATCCTTAAACTTCTTATTTTCAAAAATCTTGGTTAA